The following coding sequences are from one Candidatus Margulisiibacteriota bacterium window:
- a CDS encoding helix-turn-helix transcriptional regulator, whose product MATSIGNNIKRLRTKINLTQDELARKADVKYTTLTKIESGIVKRPSVQIIAQIAKSLSVSIEDILKD is encoded by the coding sequence ATGGCAACGTCTATAGGGAACAACATAAAAAGATTGCGAACAAAAATTAATCTAACACAAGATGAGTTAGCTAGAAAGGCTGATGTTAAATATACTACGTTAACAAAAATTGAGAGTGGTATTGTTAAGCGACCGAGTGTTCAGATAATCGCTCAGATTGCTAAGTCTCTGAGTGTAAGTATAGAAGATATTTTGAAAGATTAG
- a CDS encoding virulence RhuM family protein translates to MENKIILYQNEQGKVSVNVTYRNESFWLTQKAMADLFGVEVPAINKHLANIYESGELNQDTTISILETVQKEGNRAVKRQIEFYNLDAIIAVGYRVNSKQATQFRIWATNTLKEYIIKGFLLNDEMLQNGRPFGQDYFDELLERIREIRASERRTYQKLADIFEQCSADYSPQAEETKLFYAMVQNKLHFAITGQTAAEIIHNRADHTKTNMGLTTWKKSPHGKILKSDINIAKNYLTEKEIGDLNLLVNAYLDLAEFQARRKTTMNMKDWLERTNKFLESNSLDVLPDAGKVSHEQALEKAEIEYNSFRIDQDKKYISEFDKHIKKLKKSKDEPIDL, encoded by the coding sequence ATGGAAAATAAAATAATCCTCTATCAAAACGAACAAGGAAAAGTTTCTGTGAATGTTACTTATCGTAACGAGAGTTTTTGGCTTACTCAAAAAGCTATGGCTGATTTGTTTGGTGTTGAAGTGCCAGCCATTAACAAACATCTGGCGAATATTTATGAAAGTGGTGAACTTAACCAGGACACAACTATTTCCATTTTGGAAACAGTTCAAAAAGAAGGCAACAGAGCTGTAAAGCGGCAAATAGAATTCTACAACCTTGATGCTATTATTGCGGTGGGTTACCGTGTCAATTCTAAGCAAGCGACTCAATTCCGGATTTGGGCAACCAATACACTGAAAGAGTATATTATCAAAGGATTTTTACTCAATGATGAAATGTTGCAAAATGGCAGGCCCTTCGGGCAGGATTATTTTGATGAACTGCTTGAACGGATTAGAGAAATCCGGGCCAGTGAACGCAGAACATATCAGAAGTTAGCCGATATATTTGAGCAATGCAGTGCTGATTACTCACCACAAGCTGAAGAAACAAAATTATTTTATGCTATGGTGCAAAATAAACTTCATTTTGCGATAACTGGACAAACAGCAGCTGAAATTATACATAATAGAGCAGACCATACAAAAACAAATATGGGATTGACCACCTGGAAAAAATCACCTCATGGGAAAATATTAAAAAGTGATATTAACATAGCTAAAAATTATTTAACTGAAAAAGAAATTGGCGACTTGAATCTTTTGGTTAACGCTTATCTTGATTTGGCTGAATTTCAAGCTAGACGTAAAACAACCATGAACATGAAGGACTGGCTTGAGCGCACTAATAAATTTTTAGAATCTAATAGCTTGGATGTTTTACCTGATGCTGGCAAAGTATCGCATGAACAAGCACTTGAAAAAGCTGAGATTGAATATAATTCTTTTCGTATTGATCAGGACAAAAAATATATTTCCGAATTCGACAAACATATCAAAAAATTAAAAAAATCAAAGGATGAACCAATAGACTTATAA